The DNA region CTACCTTTGAAGTTGCGTCCTCGAAGATTTTGACCAAAGAAGTCTAAAGCTATGTTGCACTTTACAGAGGTGAGCAAATTTTACTACACGCTCACCCCTGTAAATTCAGAAATGGTTAGATATATTTGTTAGTTGAGCTTAAAAGGTGCAATTTCGAGGATAAAAGGCGCAACTTTGACGCTCAGAAGGTCATCGTTGAGCCTCAGAAGGTCAACGTCGAGGATAAAAGGTGCAACTTCGAGGATAAAAGGTGCAATTTCGAGGATAAAAGCCGCAACTTTGAGCCTCAGAAGGTCAACGTCGAGGTTTAGAAGGTCAACGTTGAAGATAAAAGGCGCAACTTCGAGGATAAAAGCCGCAACTTTGAGGCTCAGAAGGTCAACGTCGAGGTTTAGAAGGTCAACGTTGAGCCTCAGAAAGTCAATAATATAATAAAGAAGCAAACAAATCGATAATAAATAGTGATAAGTGTAGAAATAACTATGGAATCAAAGCAAGATGACGTTACTATTCTTCAGGAAGCTGAGAAGCGTTTACGGCGACTGTCTCCAGAAAGGCTGCGGGTAGTGAGTGATTTTCTAGCTGATCTAGAAGAAAGAGAAGAAAATGAGGCGACAACGGAAGTTTTGAATATCCCTGGTTTTGAGCAAGCTTTGCGTGAAGCTATGCAGGAAGCTGAGGCTGGGGAAGTAGTATCATTTGACAGTATTCGTCGTCATGTATGAACTGGTACTGACTCGCAAAGCACAGAAGTTTTATCAAGAAGTAGATGCATCACTAGCCCAACGACTCAACCGTTGCTTTGACCAACTGCGACAGAATGCTTATGAACACCCAAACATCAAGCGGCTCAAAGGTGATTTCGCGGGTCTTTTTCGCTATCGAGTTGGTGTCTAACGAGTTGTTTATAAGGTAGATGAAGAATAGCAACTAATTACTATTTTACTAATAGCCCATCGGAGTGATGTATATCGGTAAGTGTTTAGTGTATCTCAAGTATTAATGTAGAGATAGGCGCAGATGTCTTTTAGCGATCGCCTATCTCATCCTAGTCCAACTACTAGGCTACCCCGATCATTTGATGATATACCAAATACCGTTATTACTTTGACGTAAAATTTGGTATTTTTGCTCAACAAATTCTAGCAGTTTGGGAAAATTTTCTTTGATTATCGCCTGTGGTTCATAATCAATGAAAATATAAGGAGGCTTTGATGAATCTAACTGCTCTAAAAGTGTTAACCATTGCTCAGGCAGAAAATATTCAAGCGCCCAACCACGTAGGATTGTTGCTTGAGTCCGACCAGAAAAGTAGTAAATAGCTGGATCGCCAGCTACATAAATCTCACCACTAAGGCTTCCTGGTTGAGATATTAAATTAGCCTCTGAGTGAAGAGATGGATATTTTTTTCTAAACACAGTTTGATATTTTAATCGTGTATCTTCAGTTAAAGCAAAGTTATTATTAACCAGAGTTACACTCTTTTTTATAAGAGTGGATGACAAAGGTAAGAACAATAAAAATATGAGCAGAATTGTTGGGATTGGGGAACTTAATTCTTTTAAATAGTCCCATAATCCATCTAATCCTTTTGTTGCTAAAATACCTATGGGTACAAACAATAGTAAAAAATGGTATTCCCACAATGCTTTGTATTGTAGAGCAATCACACTTAAACCAAAAATGCACCAAGCAACAAGTAACCAAGTTAATATATTCTTAGATTTACGCCATGAAACATCTATTGCCACAATAGCCATTAAAGCTAAAGGATAAAAATTCTGTAAGAACCATTTGATTCCCGAAACCACATCCTTTTGATTTAATGCAGAATTAGCAATAATAAGAGGCGGATATATAAAAAATGTCTGATACACTATTGAAAAACTATTAAACCACGCAAAGTAGCTGGCAACCACTAAAAGAGGAAATATAATCCCTATAAATATTGGCAAACAAATTTCAAGAAATATTTTTTGAATGCTTTGTCGTTTTATTAATACAGAATACATTAATATAGTTAGCCAAAATGAAAATAATATCAATAAAAATATTAATTTAAATAAGAGGACAATTCCCCCAATAAAACCTGAGAGTAAAAGTAAGATAAATCTTTGCTTTCCTTCGCTTTTAAAAGATTGAAAAGTTAGCCAAAGACAAAGGAATAAAGGAAAACCAACCAGTGCTTCCACTTGAGTAAGATGCCATGCCCCTGAAACAACATAGTAAACACCAACAGTTAATAAAGGTACTAGGCTTGCAATTATCTGATGCCGAAAATAGCTTTTTAGAGTCAGCAGCAATATTATCGAAAAAAATACCATGTAAATAAGTTCAAAAGCATGGATGCCAATCTCATTAAAACCAAACAAAGTTCCTGCCAAAAAATAAAAGCAGAAAATTCCTGGTTGCTTTACATCCCAAAAATCACGATAGAGTACCTTTCCTTGCTGCATCTCTAAAGCACCTAGCCTAAAAAATGCTTGATCTCCGTCAAATGGAAAAGGTAAATGTATAAGACCAATTATGACAATAACAATTATAACTAGAAAGTCAATTCTATTTAATTTAGTAGTACTAATCATGACACTTTTAATTTAAATATAAGTGACTATCCCGCATTAGTGAATCTCCTAGCGAGATAACAGTAAGTATGGAGCTTCTTTGTCACCAATAATGTTTAGATAATGTTTATAAACTGTAAAGAAACTGTAATCGTGAATGGCTATAAGCCTCTTATTACTTAACTTTAATCTTAACTATGCTATGTTTTGCTACACTTTTTATAGCTTGCAAATGTTTGCAGTGTAAGCAAAACTGCATATTTATATCTTGTTTTAATAAGCAGGTAGGCACGAAAAAACTAAACTATGTAAAGAGAAATAAATCGAATGCATTACTAACGGAAGGTCTAAACCGTTGCCTTGATCAACTGCAAGTATCTCTCAAGTATTAATGTAGATATAGATACAGCACAATAATTTGCATTAAAGGAAATACTGATGGAGCGTTCAAAATTAGTTGCCATTATTACAGGTGCGATTTCGGTCATTTTAGCGATCGCCTACCTCATCTTAGTCCAACTGTTGGACTACCGGGACATGAAACCCGCCCCCATCAGCCAATTTGACCAAACGCCTGCGATTATTTCTGTTTTTTGGCAGGTTGACAAAATTACCGAAGTGTAATCCATATTTAGCTGAATTGTAGAGACGCAAAGGACTTGCGTCTTTTATCATTTATGTCAATAAGTAAAAACTCATGATGAATAGATAAAAAACAATAGCTATTATTGATTACTCAAATAATTGTTTATATAAGATTTATTTAGAGGATTTATCTCAAATTTATTTAGATAAAGTAATACCATTTTGTCAAATATAACGGTAAGCTGTTTTTAAGAAAATTAAATAAAGATAAATTTGTCTGATCTGCGAGGCCGAATAGCCCATCGTAGACATGGCTAAGTAAACGGGGATCAACGCGAGTTGACTCAAAACCCCAAATTTTTAATGAAAAGATAGAGGTAAGTAAATGGCTCAGTTTCTACTAGAGACTGTTTGGCTAGTTCCGTGCTATGCCTTAATAGGTGGCTTGTTAGCCGTCCCTTGGTCGCCAGGGATCATTCGGAAAACAGGGCCAAGACCGGCGGGTTATGTAAATTTGGTAATGACATTTTTGGCGTTTCTACATAGTGCGATCGCCTTACAAGCAACTTGGAATCATCCGGCCAAAGAAGTATTTATTCCTTGGTTATCTACAGCTGGTTTAGACTTGACCATTGCTTTAGAAATATCCTCGGTGAGTGTCGGCGCTTTAGTTGTGATTACTGGCATGAATTTGCTGGCGCAGATTTATGCCATCGGTTACATGGAGATGGATTGGGGTTGGGGACGCTTCTATTCCTTATTAGGATTGTTTGAAGCGGGACTATGTGCCCTTGTTTTATGTAATAACTTGTTCTTCAGCTATGTAATTTTGGAAGTCCTGACGCTGGGAACCTACTTACTAGTCGGCTTATGGTTTAGCCAGCCGTTAGTAGTCTCAGGTGCGAGAGATGCTTTCTTAACT from Nostoc commune NIES-4072 includes:
- a CDS encoding type II toxin-antitoxin system RelE family toxin, which gives rise to MYELVLTRKAQKFYQEVDASLAQRLNRCFDQLRQNAYEHPNIKRLKGDFAGLFRYRVGV